The Lujinxingia sediminis genome contains a region encoding:
- a CDS encoding tetratricopeptide repeat protein, with product MKSFYDHHSPRRWRVLLAAAALSLTLGPLDAAAQPEEDEKVEHEIAVQETTQQTERPTLENEEQGPRFSATQFVTQRSLASLQRQDEAIVQLRDLIRSTPESDPQRAEYLFNLSEIFWERSRYYDDSAVERQDECYRYNDAGDEQGARRCRAQMEDMQAEAKRLREESVQLYVDIIRGYPDFGELDKVYFYLGSNLMDVGRKTEALDIFRELIANYPQTEFVPQVLLYFGEFYFDEGEMFEALKAYQKVAEYPESNVYPYGLYKLAWTYYNLENYERTIEVFLTVIDAARERPDDGTMVALMRQVRQDIVRAYAQIGSPDQAVEFFQDIAPEREDWLKMTERLAVFYGDQVQLSDSTRMYRELISLNQESVKTVDYQYEIVRNQTTNNAYSEESIQELVRMMRLVQLADGGQFEDTEEQNYPRIRTKVEEAARNWSTTYHREAQRTKNADLYAMAYYLYKFYLETFQDTEHEYMMTFFYGELLYQLENWEEAAAAYERVLELEPDGEYTKEAVLATVLAYFYIVDTSEERAVIEATFDEEGGEEETPAIPEPKELPEVYQKLMTACENYVEYVPDGDRMVDVKYTMARTYYDFDHLEQAATIFEDIAFSHSEHRLAVISANLHLDSLNLLQDFDNLNAAVERYIEVDPIDDAEFQEDVTNLHMAIRFKVCTVHDDEEEWRQAAECFVAYASDFPESEYVDKALYNAALDFERLREIGPAIQVRLHLLRVRPSSELAPETLFNIGGNYHALAVYSEASRFYEAFVRNFPEHEKAEDALSNASTFRQGLGQYDEAIANYERYMELFASENKQETAEVFFQIAQIYEEQGKKNEAFEQYQQYLRRHAENGTNDRMLEARVKVGLHHWNNGGRNGRRDALQEFERTLRLYERMSEEERAEMTTGRDAAAQAKFMMGEDIFERAAALSIDSSNAEELTKKTKAKMEAIEEARKVYEEVIVFGRPDWAIAALYRIGSGFQNFAETFRNSPVPSRLTYEQQEIYRGILEDRASLIEDNAVEMYREALATARRANWFNQYSRQAEVALADLRPREFRKPSEMRASPVFFRDGFMRSGFINDVEDEDILGGLGSDEQAINEAPEEVESEPAS from the coding sequence ATGAAGAGTTTCTACGATCACCATTCACCCCGGCGCTGGCGCGTACTTCTCGCAGCCGCCGCCCTCTCGCTGACTCTGGGGCCGCTTGATGCTGCCGCTCAGCCTGAGGAAGACGAGAAGGTCGAGCACGAGATCGCCGTCCAGGAGACGACGCAGCAGACTGAGCGACCGACCCTGGAGAACGAGGAGCAGGGGCCACGCTTTAGCGCCACCCAGTTCGTCACCCAGCGAAGCCTGGCCAGTCTTCAGCGTCAGGACGAGGCCATCGTCCAGCTGCGCGATCTGATCCGCTCCACCCCTGAGAGCGATCCCCAGCGCGCCGAGTACCTCTTTAACCTCTCGGAGATCTTCTGGGAGCGTTCACGCTACTACGACGACTCGGCGGTGGAACGTCAGGATGAGTGCTACCGCTACAACGACGCAGGCGACGAGCAGGGCGCGCGCCGCTGTCGCGCGCAGATGGAAGATATGCAGGCCGAAGCCAAGCGCCTGCGCGAAGAGTCGGTGCAGCTTTACGTTGATATCATTCGCGGTTATCCCGACTTCGGCGAGCTCGACAAGGTCTACTTCTATCTGGGCTCCAACCTGATGGATGTCGGTCGCAAGACCGAGGCGCTGGATATCTTCCGCGAACTCATTGCCAACTACCCCCAGACTGAGTTCGTGCCCCAGGTTCTCCTCTACTTCGGGGAGTTCTACTTCGACGAAGGGGAGATGTTCGAGGCGCTCAAGGCCTACCAGAAGGTCGCCGAGTACCCCGAATCCAACGTCTACCCTTACGGCCTCTACAAGCTGGCGTGGACCTACTACAACCTTGAGAACTACGAGCGCACCATTGAGGTTTTCCTCACGGTGATCGACGCGGCGCGCGAGCGTCCCGATGACGGCACGATGGTCGCGCTGATGCGTCAGGTTCGCCAGGACATCGTGCGTGCCTACGCCCAGATCGGTTCGCCCGACCAGGCCGTGGAGTTCTTCCAGGACATCGCCCCCGAGCGCGAAGACTGGCTGAAGATGACTGAGCGCCTGGCCGTCTTCTACGGCGACCAGGTTCAGCTGAGCGACTCCACGCGGATGTACCGGGAGCTCATCAGCCTCAACCAGGAGAGCGTCAAGACGGTCGACTATCAGTATGAGATCGTCCGCAACCAGACCACCAACAACGCCTACTCCGAGGAGAGCATTCAGGAGCTGGTGCGCATGATGCGCCTGGTGCAGCTGGCCGATGGCGGGCAGTTCGAAGACACCGAAGAGCAGAACTACCCGAGGATTCGCACCAAAGTTGAAGAGGCCGCGCGCAACTGGTCGACGACCTACCATCGTGAGGCCCAGCGCACCAAAAACGCCGACCTCTACGCGATGGCGTACTACCTCTATAAGTTCTACCTGGAGACCTTCCAGGACACCGAACACGAATACATGATGACCTTCTTCTACGGGGAGCTTCTCTACCAGCTGGAGAACTGGGAAGAGGCCGCCGCAGCCTACGAGCGGGTCCTGGAGCTTGAGCCGGATGGCGAGTACACCAAAGAAGCAGTGCTGGCCACGGTGCTGGCCTACTTCTACATCGTGGATACCTCCGAGGAGCGCGCGGTCATTGAGGCCACCTTTGATGAGGAAGGGGGCGAGGAAGAGACCCCGGCTATCCCCGAGCCCAAAGAGCTGCCGGAGGTCTATCAGAAGTTGATGACCGCCTGTGAGAACTACGTGGAGTACGTGCCCGACGGCGATCGCATGGTCGACGTCAAATACACCATGGCACGCACCTACTACGATTTTGATCACCTGGAGCAGGCCGCCACAATCTTTGAAGACATCGCTTTCTCCCACAGCGAACATCGCCTGGCGGTGATCTCGGCCAACCTGCACCTCGACTCGCTCAACCTTCTGCAGGACTTCGACAACCTCAACGCGGCCGTCGAGCGCTACATTGAGGTCGACCCGATCGATGATGCCGAATTCCAGGAAGACGTCACCAACCTGCACATGGCGATTCGCTTCAAGGTCTGCACGGTGCACGACGATGAGGAAGAGTGGCGTCAGGCTGCGGAGTGTTTCGTCGCCTACGCCAGCGACTTCCCCGAGTCGGAGTACGTCGATAAGGCGCTCTACAACGCCGCGCTCGACTTCGAGCGCCTGCGTGAGATCGGTCCGGCCATCCAGGTGCGTCTGCACCTCCTGCGCGTACGACCCAGCTCGGAGCTCGCCCCTGAAACGCTCTTTAATATCGGCGGCAACTACCACGCGCTGGCCGTCTACAGCGAAGCCTCGCGCTTCTACGAAGCCTTCGTGCGCAACTTCCCCGAGCATGAGAAGGCCGAAGACGCGCTCTCCAACGCCTCGACCTTCCGGCAGGGGCTGGGGCAGTACGATGAGGCGATCGCCAACTACGAGCGCTACATGGAGCTCTTTGCCAGCGAGAACAAGCAAGAGACCGCGGAGGTCTTTTTCCAGATCGCTCAGATTTACGAAGAGCAGGGCAAGAAGAACGAAGCCTTTGAGCAGTACCAGCAGTACCTGCGTCGCCACGCCGAAAACGGCACCAACGATCGCATGCTGGAAGCGCGCGTGAAGGTGGGGCTGCATCATTGGAACAACGGTGGCCGCAACGGCCGTCGCGACGCGCTCCAGGAGTTTGAGCGCACCCTGCGCCTCTACGAGCGCATGAGCGAGGAGGAGCGCGCCGAGATGACCACCGGCCGCGACGCCGCTGCCCAGGCCAAGTTCATGATGGGCGAGGATATCTTCGAGCGGGCGGCCGCCCTGAGCATCGATTCCTCCAACGCGGAGGAGCTCACCAAGAAAACCAAAGCCAAGATGGAAGCGATCGAGGAGGCTCGTAAAGTCTACGAAGAAGTCATCGTGTTCGGTCGCCCCGACTGGGCCATCGCCGCGCTCTACCGTATTGGCAGTGGTTTTCAGAACTTCGCTGAGACCTTCCGCAACAGCCCGGTGCCCAGCCGCCTGACCTATGAGCAGCAGGAGATCTACCGGGGTATTCTCGAGGACCGAGCCTCATTGATTGAGGACAACGCCGTGGAGATGTACCGCGAAGCGCTGGCAACGGCGCGGCGGGCCAACTGGTTCAACCAGTACAGCCGCCAGGCCGAAGTTGCACTCGCTGACCTGCGTCCCCGCGAGTTCCGTAAGCCCTCGGAGATGCGCGCTTCTCCGGTCTTCTTCCGCGACGGCTTTATGCGCTCGGGCTTCATCAATGATGTGGAGGATGAAGATATCCTGGGTGGCCTGGGAAGCGATGAGCAGGCGATCAATGAGGCCCCTGAAGAGGTGGAGAGCGAGCCGGCTTCCTGA
- a CDS encoding AgmX/PglI C-terminal domain-containing protein — MMLQAEIIQAGQVVSTVKLEQDNVKVGKLSSSHIRLDDDRVSRIHAVLERQPDGTFMAIDLGSASGTYVNGEKITKAAVGAGDELQFGDTVVRLSEVVEVAATPAAAFAATGELPEGYIRLEDGSVVQPFSMEGYYDDAGNYIPGYYDDQGTYHYGYGYHDEQGAWQVAHGFYDPQGEWVATPDPAGVKGPSDTELYTERFFDPVGGQTLEVAFLWTDHVLAVNAYETPRSVIIGPDETNDFVVEDPLVNQPKFPLVSYSEGGGYRVNVSAQMEGLIQHEGQQFTLAEAISRGLATGSSEVAGGYSIAMGPRTSVRVEFGTNTFLIHFTTMPALGGGMMAIDRQPIPYHAASAMLHILFLVMVFSWPEGHGAFELHEFKAQDRFVELLAPPEQEEIEEEVPDWLEGGNQQEEAAAQKGDEGEAGDQMAEEADNHLAVQGPSTNEEIELRKARDTEIAMNTGALAAFNDASLSSMWGSGDTSVGSDAMHALGNMTGSQAGAAAGVGGLGLAGAGRGGGGVSERGIGMAQVGTAGRGGGGKGGGNYGKGGANLGDREVRQPKIIPGRPAVQGSLDREIIQRVVRQHRREMQHCYEQELQRNPNLAGRITIRWVISPTGSVTIASVTETSMNNSAVEQCMTQRIRRWVFPEPKGGGIVNVNYPFNFSS; from the coding sequence ATGATGCTTCAAGCCGAAATTATTCAAGCCGGTCAGGTCGTCTCAACGGTCAAGCTGGAGCAGGACAACGTCAAGGTCGGGAAGCTCTCCAGCTCGCATATCCGGCTGGATGATGATCGCGTCTCGCGCATTCACGCGGTGCTCGAGCGTCAGCCCGACGGCACCTTTATGGCGATTGACCTGGGCAGCGCCTCGGGCACCTACGTCAATGGCGAGAAGATCACCAAGGCGGCGGTGGGGGCTGGCGATGAGCTGCAGTTCGGTGACACTGTGGTGCGTCTCTCCGAGGTGGTGGAGGTTGCGGCCACGCCGGCCGCCGCGTTTGCAGCCACCGGTGAGCTCCCCGAAGGCTACATTCGTCTGGAGGATGGCTCGGTGGTTCAGCCCTTCAGTATGGAGGGCTACTACGACGACGCCGGCAACTACATCCCGGGCTATTACGACGACCAGGGCACCTACCACTACGGTTATGGCTACCACGACGAGCAGGGTGCCTGGCAGGTGGCGCACGGCTTCTACGACCCGCAGGGCGAGTGGGTGGCGACCCCGGATCCCGCCGGTGTGAAAGGCCCCAGTGATACGGAGCTCTACACCGAGCGCTTCTTCGATCCGGTTGGTGGTCAGACCCTGGAGGTGGCGTTTCTGTGGACCGATCACGTCCTTGCGGTCAACGCCTACGAGACCCCGCGTTCGGTGATCATCGGGCCGGACGAGACCAACGACTTTGTGGTCGAGGACCCGCTCGTGAACCAGCCGAAATTCCCGCTGGTCAGCTACAGCGAGGGCGGAGGTTACCGGGTCAATGTTTCGGCGCAGATGGAAGGGCTGATTCAGCACGAAGGTCAGCAGTTTACGTTGGCCGAAGCGATCAGCCGCGGGCTTGCCACCGGGAGCTCCGAGGTCGCCGGGGGCTACAGTATCGCGATGGGGCCGCGGACCAGCGTGCGGGTGGAGTTCGGTACCAACACCTTTTTGATTCACTTTACGACCATGCCGGCGCTGGGCGGTGGAATGATGGCGATCGATCGCCAGCCCATTCCCTACCATGCGGCCAGCGCGATGCTGCATATCCTCTTCCTGGTGATGGTCTTCTCGTGGCCGGAAGGGCACGGGGCGTTTGAACTTCACGAGTTCAAAGCCCAGGATCGCTTCGTCGAGCTGCTCGCGCCGCCGGAGCAGGAAGAGATTGAAGAAGAAGTTCCCGACTGGCTTGAAGGCGGCAATCAACAGGAGGAGGCCGCCGCCCAGAAGGGGGACGAAGGCGAAGCCGGCGATCAGATGGCCGAAGAGGCCGATAATCATCTGGCGGTTCAGGGGCCTTCGACCAACGAAGAGATCGAGCTTCGCAAGGCGCGTGATACCGAGATCGCGATGAACACCGGTGCGCTGGCGGCCTTCAACGATGCGTCGCTCAGCAGCATGTGGGGCTCGGGTGATACCTCGGTGGGGAGCGACGCGATGCACGCCCTGGGCAACATGACGGGCAGCCAGGCTGGCGCGGCCGCCGGTGTTGGTGGTCTGGGACTGGCCGGTGCCGGTCGTGGCGGCGGCGGTGTCTCGGAGCGCGGCATTGGCATGGCGCAGGTCGGCACTGCCGGTCGTGGTGGCGGTGGCAAAGGCGGCGGCAACTACGGGAAGGGCGGCGCGAACCTGGGCGACCGCGAGGTTCGTCAGCCCAAGATCATTCCGGGCCGTCCGGCGGTTCAGGGCTCGCTTGACCGTGAGATTATCCAGCGTGTCGTTCGTCAGCATCGCCGCGAGATGCAGCACTGCTACGAGCAAGAACTTCAGCGCAACCCGAACCTCGCCGGGCGTATCACCATCCGCTGGGTGATTTCTCCGACCGGTTCGGTCACGATCGCCTCGGTGACGGAGACCTCGATGAACAACTCCGCCGTGGAGCAATGCATGACGCAGCGCATTCGCCGCTGGGTCTTCCCCGAGCCCAAAGGCGGAGGCATCGTCAACGTGAACTACCCCTTCAACTTCAGCTCCTGA
- a CDS encoding tetratricopeptide repeat protein: MRVSQNKFLILIAALALSWSTACGGASKRADDMSQATESGGTNNVNAIAEFEKAVEVWEAGGEGRNAEVKDLLEKALKEDRRFGKAWFNLGVILEMEGDLEGAREAYEKAAEFAPKLGEAYVNIGMLEMERGERDEAWDYFQRSIEVQPYNPAAHNNIAVMLRERGEYAEAVNHARRSLAGDSQNTRAYGNLARIYFDRGNHQVARLVMFNAIQIDENDPDLYNILGHIELVRNDVTSAIAYFQKTLEVDPKHVPAKMNLGAIILNVRDYERAIELFESVLEIEPQNKEAIVAIGVARRGLGDLDGARQAYERVLELEPENALVQFNLGVLEHEHLAQNAQLGGDTEAPDPDDMVGQMDWTIANLENAIGHYEKSIEHYNNFLHYEGGEHVEERDDVSKRIEQVQQIIDMTREQIPMLVEQRDMIAAEVAQAEAAAAAEASASEEQAQDAPPAEDGDPDASAPLEENP; this comes from the coding sequence ATGCGAGTTTCTCAAAATAAGTTCCTCATCCTCATCGCCGCGCTGGCGCTGTCCTGGTCGACTGCTTGCGGTGGCGCGTCGAAGCGCGCCGACGACATGAGTCAGGCCACCGAGTCCGGTGGCACGAACAACGTCAACGCGATCGCCGAGTTTGAAAAAGCCGTTGAAGTCTGGGAGGCCGGCGGCGAAGGCCGCAACGCCGAGGTCAAAGATCTTCTGGAGAAAGCGCTCAAAGAAGACCGCCGCTTCGGAAAAGCCTGGTTCAACCTCGGCGTGATTCTGGAGATGGAAGGCGATCTCGAGGGCGCGCGTGAGGCCTATGAGAAGGCCGCGGAGTTTGCGCCGAAGCTCGGCGAGGCCTACGTCAACATCGGTATGCTGGAGATGGAGCGTGGCGAGCGCGATGAGGCCTGGGATTACTTTCAGCGCTCCATCGAAGTGCAGCCCTACAACCCGGCGGCGCATAACAACATCGCGGTGATGTTGCGGGAGCGTGGTGAGTATGCCGAGGCCGTCAACCATGCGCGTCGCTCGCTGGCCGGCGACTCTCAAAATACCCGCGCCTACGGCAACCTGGCGCGCATCTACTTCGATCGTGGCAACCACCAGGTGGCGCGTCTTGTGATGTTCAACGCCATTCAGATCGATGAGAACGACCCGGACCTCTACAACATCCTGGGCCACATTGAGCTTGTGCGAAACGATGTGACCTCGGCCATCGCCTACTTCCAGAAGACTCTGGAGGTCGATCCGAAACATGTGCCGGCGAAGATGAACCTGGGGGCGATCATCCTCAATGTGCGCGACTACGAGCGCGCCATCGAGCTGTTTGAGAGCGTCCTGGAGATTGAGCCGCAGAATAAAGAGGCCATCGTCGCCATCGGCGTGGCTCGTCGCGGTCTCGGTGATCTGGACGGTGCCCGCCAGGCCTATGAGCGGGTGCTGGAGTTGGAGCCGGAGAACGCCCTGGTGCAATTTAACCTCGGCGTATTGGAGCATGAGCACCTCGCGCAAAACGCGCAGCTCGGCGGCGACACCGAGGCTCCCGATCCCGATGACATGGTCGGGCAGATGGACTGGACGATCGCGAACCTGGAGAACGCGATCGGCCATTACGAGAAGTCCATCGAGCACTACAACAACTTCCTGCATTACGAGGGCGGAGAGCACGTCGAGGAGCGCGACGACGTCAGCAAGCGTATTGAGCAGGTTCAGCAGATCATTGACATGACCCGCGAGCAGATCCCGATGCTGGTGGAGCAGCGTGACATGATCGCTGCAGAGGTTGCTCAGGCCGAAGCCGCCGCTGCCGCAGAGGCTTCGGCCTCCGAGGAGCAGGCGCAGGATGCGCCGCCGGCCGAGGATGGGGATCCCGACGCGAGCGCTCCGCTCGAAGAGAATCCTTGA